One Peromyscus leucopus breed LL Stock chromosome 4, UCI_PerLeu_2.1, whole genome shotgun sequence genomic region harbors:
- the Gpat2 gene encoding LOW QUALITY PROTEIN: glycerol-3-phosphate acyltransferase 2, mitochondrial (The sequence of the model RefSeq protein was modified relative to this genomic sequence to represent the inferred CDS: inserted 2 bases in 2 codons) yields MDTMLKSNPQTQQRSNHSDQETSLWSSGFGMKLEAITPFLGKYRPFMGRCCQTCTPKSWESLFHRSIMDLGFCNVILVKEENTRFRGWLVRRLCYFLWSLEQHIPTSSDASQKIMENTGVQNLLAGRVPGGSGEGQAPDLVMKEVQRILGHIQATLCPFLLRLFSWALLWFLNRLFLNVQLHKGQMKMVHKAVQEGSPLVFLSTHKSLLDGFLLPFVLFSQGLGVVRVALDPRTCSPALRALLRKLGGLFLPPEANLSLDSSDGILARAVVRATVEQLLASGQPLLIFLEEPPGYPGPRLSALGQAWLGLVVQVVQEGIIPDATLVPVAIAYDLVPDAPCDMNHDLAPLGLWTGALAVFRKLGNCWGCNRRXCVRVHLAQPFSLQEYAINARSCWGSRQTLEHLLQPIVLGECSVVPDTEKEQEWTPSTGLLLTLKEEDQLLVRRLSRHVLSASVASSAVMSTAIMATLLLLKHQKGVVLSQLLGEFSWLTEETLLRGFDVGFSGQLRCLAQHTLSLLRAHVVLLRVHQGDLVVVPRPGPGLTHLARLSMELLPTFLSEAVGACAVRGLLAGRVPPEGPWELQGIELLSQNELYRQILLLLHLLPQDLLLPQPCQSSYCSCQEVLDRXIQCGLLVAEETPGSRPACDTGRQHLSSKLLWKPSGDFTDSESDDFEEPGGRCFRLSQQSRCPDFFLFLCRLLSPILKAFAQAAAFLHLGQLPDSEVGYSQQLFEFLQACAQEEGIFECADPNLAISAIWTFKDLGVLQQMPSPAGPQLHLSPTFASRDNQDKLEQFIRQFICS; encoded by the exons ATGGATACCATGTTGAAATCCAATCCCCAAACCCAGCAGAGGAGTAACCACAGTGATCAGGAG ACCAGCCTTTGGTCCTCAGGCTTTGGGATGAAGTTGGAGGCCATCACCCCATTCCTGGGGAAGTATCGCCCCTTTATGGGCCGCTGCTGCCAGACCTGTACTCCTAAGAGCTGG GAGTCCCTCTTCCACAGAAGCATAATGGATCTGGGCTTCTGCAATGTGATCCTCGTGAAGGAAGAGAACACCAG GTTTCGGGGCTGGCTGGTTCGCAGGCTCTGCTATTTCCTGTGGTCCCTGGAGCAGCACATACCCACCAGCTCTGATGCATCCCAGAAGATCATGGAAAACACTGG GGTGCAGAACCTCCTCGCAGGGAGGGTTCCAGGAGGGTCTGGAGAAGGCCAGGCACCTGACCTAGTGATGAAAGAGGTGCAGCGCATCCTGGGCCACATTCAGGCCACACTGTGCCCCTTCCTGCTCAG GTTGTTCAGCTGGGCACTGCTGTGGTTCCTGAACCGCCTCTTCCTGAATGTGCAGCTTCACAAGGGGCAGATGAAGATGGTCCATAAAGCTGTCCAGGAG GGCTCGCCGCTTGTTTTCCTTTCTACACACAAGTCACTCTTGGACGGGTTCCTGCTGCCTTTTGTGCTGTTCTCCCAGGGCCTGGGTGTGGTCCGTGTGGCTTTGGACCCCCGCacctgctctcctgctctcag AGCTCTACTGAGGAAACTTGGGGGACTTTTCCTGCCCCCAGAGGCCAACCTCTCCTTGGACAGCTCAGACGGCATCCTCGCGAGGGCTGTGGTCCGTGCA ACTGTGGAGCAGCTGCTTGCCAGTGGGCAGCCTCTGCTCATCTTCCTTGAAGAGCCCCCTGGGTACCCAGGGCCCAGGCTTTCAGCCCTGGGCCAGGCTTGGCTAGGACTGGTGGTCCAAGTGGTCCAGGAGGGCATCATCCCAGATGCTACACTGGTACCAGTTGCCATTGCCTATGACCTGGTTCCAGATGCACCATGTGACATGAACCAC GACTTGGCTCCCCtggggctgtggacaggagccTTGGCCGTCTTTCGGAAACTGGGTAACTGCTGGGGCTGCAACCGTA GCTGTGTCCGGGTGCACCTTGCCCAGCCATTTTCCCTGCAG GAATACGCCATCAATGCTAGAAGCTGCTGGGGTAGCAGGCAGACCCTGGAACACTTGTTACAGCCCATTGTGCTAGGGGAATG TAGTGTTGTTCCAGACACTGAGAAGGAGCAGGAGTGGACCCCATCAACTGGCCTCCTCTTGACCCTCAAAGAGGAGGACCAGCTCCTGGTCAGAAGACTGAGCCGGCATGTCCTGAGTG ccagtGTGGCCAGCTCAGCAGTGATGAGCACAGCCATCATGGCGACACTCCTGCTGTTGAAGCACCAAAAG GGTGTGGTCCTGTCACAGCTCCTGGGGGAGTTTTCGTGGCTGACGGAGGAGACACTGCTGCGTGGCTTTGATGTGGGCTTCTCTGGGCAGCTGCGGTGCCTGGCCCAGCATACACTGAGCCTGCTGAGGGCACACGTGGTTCTGCTGCGTGTCCACCAGGGGGACTTGGTGGTGGTGCCACGGCCTGGCCCAGGCCTCACCCATCTAGCACGCCTGAGTATGGAATTGCTGCCCACCTTCCTGAGCGAAGCTGTGGGTG CCTGTGCAGTGCGGGGGTTGCTGGCCGGCAGAGTACCACCTGAGGGGCCCTGGGAGCTGCAGGGCATAGAGCTGCTGAGTCAGAATGAACTGTACCGCCAGATCCTACTGTTGCTGCACCTGCTACCCCAAGACCTACTGCTGCCCCAG CCCTGCCAGTCTTCCTACTGCTCCTGTCAGGAGGTGCTGGACC TCATCCAGTGTGGGCTCCTGGTTGCTGAGGAG ACCCCGGGCTCCCGGCCAGCCTGTGACACGGGAAGACAGCACCTGAGCTCGAAGCTGCTGTGGAAACCAAGCGGGGACTTCACCGACAGTGAGAGCGACGACTTTGAGGAGCCAGGGGGCCGGTGCTTCAGG CTTAGCCAGCAGTCTCgctgtcctgacttcttcctcttcctctgccgcCTGCTCAGTCCCATACTCAAAGCCTTTGCACAGGCCGCCGCCTTCCTCCACTTGGGGCAGCTGCCAGATTCAG AGGTGGGCTACTCGCAGCAGTTGTTCGAGTTTTTACAGGCCTGTGCCCAAGAAGAAGGGATCTTTG agtgtgCAGACCCAAACCTTGCTATCAGTGCTATCTGGACATTCAAAGACCTGGGG GTACTGCAGCAGATGCCCAGCCCTGCAGGACCCCAGCTGCACCTGTCCCCTACATTTGCCAGCCGGGACAACCAGGACAAGCTGGAACAATTTATCCGACAGTTCATCTGCAGTTAG
- the Fahd2a gene encoding fumarylacetoacetate hydrolase domain-containing protein 2A codes for MLSSGRRRLFSALLQVHKRPCQPSRDMRLVQFQTPHLEEPHLGLESGIGGGVVDLNTFDPTLPKTMMQFLEQGETSLSVARRALATQLPILPRSQVTFLAPVTRPDKVVCVGMNYADHCKEQNVRVPKEPIIFSKFSSSIVGPYDEIILPPESEEVDWEVELAVIIGKKGKHIKATDAMAHVAGFTVAHDVSARDWQMRRNGKQWLLGKTFDTFCPLGPALVTRDSIADPHNLKICCRVNGEEVQSSNTNQMVFKTEDLIAWVSQFVTLYPGDVILTGTPPGVGVFRKPPVFLKKGDEVQCEIEDIGVIINRVV; via the exons ATGCTGAGCTCTGGTAGGAGGAGGCTGTTCTCAGCTCTGCTGCAAGTTCATAAGAGGCCTTGTCAACCCTCTAGAGATATGAGACTGGTACAGTTCCAGACACCCCACCTGGAGGAGCCTCACCTGGGCCTGGAGTCAGGGATTGGTGGGGGAGTTGTAGACCTAAACACTTTTGACCCCACACTCCCCAAGACAATGATGCAGTTCTTGGAGCAGGGAGAGACTAGCCTCTCAGTGGCAAGAAG agccctggctaCCCAGCTGCCAATCCTCCCTCGGTCGCAGGTGACCTTCCTGGCCCCTGTCACCCGGCCAGACAAGGTGGTATGTGTGGGCATGAACTATGCAGACCACTGCAAAGAACAGAATGTGCGGGTGCCCAAGGAGCCCATCATCTTCAGCAAGTTCTCCAGTTCCATTGTGGGGCCCTATGATGAGATCATCCTCCCACCAGAGAGCGAG GAGGTGGACTGGGAGGTGGAACTGGCCGTGATCATTGGCAAGAAAGGCAAGCACATCAAG GCCACAGATGCCATGGCTCACGTGGCTGGCTTCACTGTGGCTCATGATGTGAGTGCTCGGGACTGGCAGATGAGACGCAATGGAAAGCAGTGGTTACTGGGAAAAACCTTTGATACTTTCTGCCCCCTGGGCCCTGCCTTGGTTACCAGGGACAGCATAGCAG ATCCACACAATTTAAAGATCTGCTGTCGAGTGAATGGGGAGGAAGTCCAGAGCAGCAACACCAACCAGATGGTGTTCAAGACTGAAGACCTCATAGCCTGGGTTTCCCA GTTTGTCACTCTTTATCCGGGGGACGTCATCCTGACCGGGACTCCTCCAGGGGTTGGTGTGTTTAGGAAACCTCCCGTCTTTCTCAAG AAGGGTGACGAAGTCCAGTGTGAGATTGAAGACATCGGTGTCATCATCAACAGGGTGGTGTGA